In a single window of the Tellurirhabdus bombi genome:
- a CDS encoding DUF5131 family protein, translating to MDILSKIQWTTFTWNPWTGCNHVSPACDYCYAERTIEGRFGRNFKKVIRSTRPTFNKPQRLHKAITTDMPVDQRLVFTCSWSDFFHKQADPYRAEAWEIIRKCPNLIFQILTKRPERIQQCLPEDWGEGWPNVWIGTTVENQDTVHRIATLTQIPAVVRFVSFEPLLGPVSIDDALWLYSQTSNQRMPRIGWDFWDKKGHSGIDWAILGGESGNNEGKYLFRPMQMKWLEDLIRELTQESTAVFVKQLGTHLSKELGLKDRHGGDMEEFPENLRIRQLPIFEPQP from the coding sequence ATGGATATACTCTCTAAAATCCAGTGGACCACCTTTACGTGGAACCCCTGGACGGGCTGCAACCACGTCTCGCCCGCCTGCGATTACTGCTACGCCGAACGCACCATTGAGGGCCGTTTCGGGCGCAACTTCAAAAAAGTGATTCGCTCCACAAGGCCGACCTTCAACAAACCGCAGCGGCTGCATAAAGCCATCACGACCGACATGCCTGTTGATCAGCGGCTAGTATTCACCTGTTCCTGGAGTGATTTCTTTCACAAGCAGGCTGACCCCTACCGGGCGGAGGCCTGGGAGATCATCCGCAAGTGCCCGAACCTGATTTTTCAGATTCTCACCAAGCGACCCGAGCGGATTCAGCAGTGTTTGCCCGAAGATTGGGGCGAGGGTTGGCCCAACGTCTGGATCGGTACCACGGTCGAAAATCAGGACACCGTGCACCGGATTGCGACACTGACCCAGATTCCGGCAGTCGTTCGGTTTGTGAGCTTTGAGCCGCTACTGGGGCCAGTATCCATTGATGATGCCCTATGGCTATATAGCCAGACATCAAACCAGCGAATGCCACGGATAGGGTGGGACTTCTGGGATAAAAAAGGTCATTCAGGTATTGATTGGGCTATTCTGGGAGGGGAATCTGGAAACAATGAGGGTAAGTACCTGTTTCGCCCAATGCAAATGAAATGGCTGGAAGATCTAATTCGGGAACTGACACAGGAAAGCACCGCCGTCTTTGTCAAGCAGCTCGGTACCCACCTTTCCAAAGAGCTAGGTCTCAAGGATCGCCACGGTGGGGATATGGAGGAGTTCCCCGAAAACCTGCGCATTCGTCAACTACCCATTTTTGAACCCCAGCCATGA